Below is a window of Heteronotia binoei isolate CCM8104 ecotype False Entrance Well chromosome 14, APGP_CSIRO_Hbin_v1, whole genome shotgun sequence DNA.
caaACAGAATTCCTGCCTGAGATGCTGAAGAGTCACTATTTGGGTTATACGTGACCTCATTTCCAGATACACAGTGGTTGGCTTCGCTTCTTGCGGCAGCCATCTTGTTTTTACACCCACCACCCTatgagaattccaaaggtgctcacagggTCAAAAAAGCTGGGAACCCATAATGCGGATCAATCACTGGGCTCAGAATTCAGCCAAAGATTTTTATCCCCAGCAGCAGTTCACTTTACCACCATCAAGGGCAGAGACCCAACTGGAAAGAACTATCTATACCTGTTTCAGAACTGGGTGGCATCACCCTTACATGGCTCGTCAGATGCTTCATGAAATTTTTGTGGAGAACAAACATCTTTttacactccaggcatttgtaggGCTTCTCTTTGGGTTTTTCCTCCTGTTTGGTGTGCCTAGTGCTTTTCTTATGCTCAGCTTTCTTCTCTAGGTGGGTTTTACTGTGGATTGAAAGATTTGACTCTCGGGCAAACATTTTCCCACATTCCTTGCACGTAAAGACCTTCCTTTCAGTGTGGGTTTGCTGATGGATCACTAGACTTGATCTCTTGCTAAAGTTCTTCTCACAAGTCACACATTCGTAAGGCCTCCCCTCGGCATGGCTGTTCAAATGTTTCAGAAGAGCAGATTTATCTTGGAAGCTTTTGCCGCACTGTGAACATTTACAGTCCTTCATCCTTGCTGGTCCTTTCAGATGGTTAACTATCACCTTCAATATCTTGGGGCTTTTCACTTGGTACAGATTTTTACTGCCTTTCTGCTGCCGTTTCTTTTCTTCAGGCTTCCTGGAAGTTCTTCTGCACTCTGAACTCGAAGATTCATTTTGTCGAGAGGTCCCCTCTTGACAGTCAGTGGCTTCCACGTGAAGTTCCTCTTCATCGGCATCACTCATGACTCTTCCATAAGGACAGTCTCTCTCTCCTAGAACGCTGAGAGAAAATGGTAAACCCTGATTAAAGGTAGAAGgtacctgtgcaagcaccagtcgtttctagggttgccaatccccaggtgggggcaggtgatcccccggtttggaggccctccccccgcttcagggtcgtcagaaagcggggggaggggagggaaatgtctgctgggaactctgttattccctatttattcccatagaaaatcatggagaattgatccgtgggtatctggggctctggggggggctgttttttggggtagaggcaccaacttttcagtatagcatctattgcctcttcccaaaataacccctaagtttcaaaaatattggactagggggtccaattctatgagccccaaaagaaggtgcccctatccttcattatttcctatggaaggaaggcattgaaaaggtgtgccgtccctttaaatgtgacagccagaactccctttggagttccattatgcttggcacagccttgatctcggccCCActtctaatgtctcctggctccacccccaaagtccccagatatttcttgaatcggacttggtaaccctagtcgTTTCTCACTTtggagtgacgttgcatcacgacgttttcacggcagactttttacggggtggtttgccattgtcttccccagtcatcgacactttccccccagcaagctgggtacttattttaccgacctcggaaggatggaaggctgagtcaaccttgagctggctacctgaaccagcttccgccgggatcaaactcaggttgtgagcagagcttggactgcagtactgcagcttaccactctgcgccacgggggtctCTAAACTCAGATTGGTTAGCCCCAAACTTTAGAATGACTGAAATGACAGTAGAAAAAAGTTACAGGCAGAAGGTAGACAAGCAGCAGAAAAGGAAGCGACTGGTTGTATGAAGAGTGATTGACTGTGGCTGTCCTCCAGATTTTCTTCCCGTCCAGCTGCTCTTTGGCTCTGCACATTTATGAAAGGCACTTTATCAAACTCAGCCCTCAACAATGCTTCAGAGTCCCCTAAGTCAAACGTTTCCAAGATTACCTGCAACGCGACAAGCCAACCTGTTTCTTGTCTGTATGCCGTATATTAACTTGCTTTACTTTCAGACCAATTTGAAGGCTTTTTACAAGATCACAGGGTTAATGGTGAACAGCCATATTAGCCAGCAACAGACATACGAGAAGAAAATGGGTGTAGGGACAGCTATTGAGATGAATATTGTGCCATCCCTTCCATGGTGGGTATCAGCTGCAGGAACCAGTTGTCTGGATGCTTGGAACAGCCACCAGAAGATGCCCATTCCCTCCCACCAGCATCACCTGCTAGATCATCAAACCTCATATTCTTAGACCAAGGTGTCCtcagaacagaggtgtcaaattcatgTTACAAGGGctgaatctgatataaatgtcacttcatcaagccgggccatgtgtgccgtAAAATGCAACATGAGGTATTAGAGatataaagattatttcagatgctgaatggcaatatcaggcttgattggattaggtatgataTACAGAGGGGTAGCaggcatggagatatcagcattaGTAATAAGATAGGAAACCCAGATCCcaatttggtccaggaggattcatCCAGGAtgcaaaaaaaatggaaataagtCTAAAGAAATggacagtgactcatgaaagctcataccccaccacaaatttaaggtgctactgaactcttactctttctactgctattagaaaccagAACGTTCCAAAAccagagcctgaagatctcctggtatcacaactgaacttcaaacaACAAATctttctccccctggagaaaataactgctttggagggtggactctatggcattatattcagctgaggcctctcccctccccaaactctgggaactccacaacaaaatctccaggaatttcccaacctggagctggcaatcctagtcaggactggccccaatgagttttccctcaaaggctaaaacaggtctggaaagggcctcctcatgctgccctttactgacagaaccaagcttgccACTGAAGAAAAATGGAGGACCTGGCAAGATGGGCCAATAGAACGTGAAGGcaacttccccagtggcccaatcctcgtttgtcctggggctggagggattGAGTGACAAGCTACTCAGACAAAGGGAGggcacatatgaacatgaacatatgaagctgccttatactgaatcagacctttggtccatcaaagtcagtattgtcttctcagactggcagcggctctccagggtctccagctgaggtttttcacacctatttgcctggacccttttttggagatggcagggattgaacctgggaccttctgcttcccaagcagatgctctaccactgagccaccgtccctcccctcatcaTCAGTATGACTtagcttttatatctataggattccattcctccaaacctctgttccctgcttggagaagggagtGGAGAAGGGGGAAGCTTGGCCATCTCATTGTCTAGagtagacctattagcatttgtatggtgggctgaggtaagtctAGAGCTGCTTTCCCATTAGCAGGGTCGCGACCCAATACTGGGACACAGAAGtctcaataccgggtcacaagaaaagccaaagctagccctgcccccagcaaagcatgagctctgcttccttcccccgtctctgctgtgcagagaaaagatagccttgaagactgacacagactgcaaagcctCAGCTCTgtttgatttccttccttcccccgtctctctgttgtgcagagaaaagctagcctttcagactaacacaggctgcaaagcctgagctctgtttggcttccttccttcccccgtctctgggTTGTGCAGCGGggagcctctccttccttctccaccccccgccccacccaatgtttgagagaaaagctggcatccactggcactttagacccatgaagtgttcttcaaggtatgagctttcatgtgcattgcagtatgttcttttagggaaatttccccgggaggcctgggcagcaaaaaaggaggggatgtttttttcagctggtaGGGGTGGGGAGCATTCCAgtggctattttttttaccaaatgacccttgggcagaatttttgctggctggggtcatctgatggtgagtaaggcttttttttttctttgtcccccttctttctttctttccttccctgcaagtgatgctctatctgtattcttgatgctgaggggggttgggaagcaacagtgggagggcttctagtgccctggccccccTGGTgcacattctggtgcttttggggcactgtgtgagaaaattttggactggatgatcctctggcctgatccagcctggcttctcttatgttctttctttccatgtctttcctttcctttcctttcctttcctttcctttcctttcctttcccttccatttttactggatgaaacttttctgttcatcgtactgttgttgcagacataggagctctgccaatgaaaagttggcacccccagttgtagccagctggccgttctatgagatttctgtgtgagtgagtgaaagTGAGAGGCATGGGGCAGAAAGATATTaatggagattactgctgtatatctcaacagcactggaagtgatggtactacgaacttggcaccattttactagtCCTGCCAGTaaaatgacaccaaaattaaattcttcctgtagatattaaaaaggatttaagaagttcactggctaaatatctgcataacaggttgcttttaaagccatgggaaacacagccagtaaaaagctgcaaggccctcataaatatcctttttgggataactgcagaaaagcttgtatcagcttcatataacttgaaattaattcattaattgcagtacaattctctgctacctttcacagcaatttcccagtgtttcagccaaggaaaagtatgaaaaatagctatcAAAAGATTTTCTGGAAACCAAACaaacttggttgtagcttgaggcagggttccagtagtagcagctgaaggaagggcctactaaatgtgccAGGATATTTTGAGGAACAGCAGCTGCCAatgcccagtgtgggtggtacacagcgctggcattcctgattgcaatggcaacagcactcccaactgcatacactggccagtgctgttgaggaacgggtgtgtaggtggtgcaggcaattgaacatgggcattaggagtgcttgcaagttggagaagaacacacaaacaggtgcatgcaggtgtgggggtggaaagagaggccTCTGagatttttttctgaaaatggttacttcagaagaagaggcaggcttGTGGGAgtgccttggaagtgacatcacaggaaaaggtgtagttttggttcagtgtgccctggaagtgatatcacttgacccggaagtgacaccacaggaaataacATAATTcctctctcccagctccacccccaaagtctcctggctccaccccctaattttagtgggccacaaaagagaagtgtaaaaataaccaggctacagggggggaaagtttgggaaaccctggtctacaAACTTCCCTTCCTTGCTTCTCTGCCAGGCGTGGGGGAGAACCTGTTAAAGTGCAAAGTGGAGCCTTGGCTCCTTTCAGTCCTCCCAGGAGAagatgcatttcttcacacaccCCAATACGTTTGGATCAGTAGCAGAACAGCTTCTCAGCTCAAGAGATAAGAGGAGAGCTTTCCACATTTACCCAAATGTGTGTCTTGCATACACAAACCATATAGTACATACAGAATGCTGCTCACTACTGGGACAGAAATCAGAGCTGCCAACAAGTTTCATCTGTAGCAAAATTTTGCATTTGAACTATTGCAAGAAAGCGTAGAATTCTTGCAAGAAAATTTCATAGGCATGAAAAGAAAACAGGCCTACCAGCTTTTGAACCAGCCTCTGTAGCTTCATGCTCCAGAGCAGCTTCTCTCTCTGATACTTAGCAAGCCCCAGCGTTTGCTGGGAGAACTTCactcattcatttttttaaaactgtagcTGCAGTTTGAAACTACCTGAGCAAACCAAGCCAAATTGTTCAGGTCAACTGGCAATCTGGAAGAATTCTGCCTCCACTACCAACAGGTCATCATAAGGGGCAGTGAAAAAGttctgccatagggttgccaggttccaggtggtgactggagatctcccagaattataagtGGTCTCCAAGTAATTTGTAaaagagaacagttcccctggagaaaatagctgttttggaaggtggacagtaTGGGTATTGCATAGCTGAGCTCCgcccgcctagggttgccagagccaattcaagaaatatctggggactttaggggtggagccaggagctaggttgtgacaagcataactgaactccaaggggagttctggccatcacatttaaagggaccgcacaccttttaaatgccttccctccactggaaataatggatagcggcaccttcttttggggctcatagaattagaccccctggtccaatccttttgaaacttggagtgttttgagaagatgcaccagatgctatgctgaaaatgtggtgtctctacctcaaagaacagccccctcccacagccccagatacccacggatcaattctccattatatcctacgggaattggtctccatagggaataatgaagtgctcagcaaacatttcttttccctccctcagttctttctgatgaccctgaagtggagggagggcctccaaaccggggggatgccctgcccccacctggggattggcaaccctatccaggcttcagcccccaaacctccaggaatttcacatcccaaagctggcagccctacacccAGGCGAGACAAGTTTGAGAGCTCTGGCATAGGGAGGCCAGCAGAACCCAATCAGGAAAGGCTGGCCAGCCTAGTGGTGAGAGCACTGGGCTCAGGCTTGGCAGAACTCCAAGTTCTACCAAGCCTCATCAATGAAACTCATTTTATGACTGGGCCAGTCTCTGTTTCACAGCCCAGCTTTCCAGAGCTGCTGAGATGATTACAATGAGAGAGCACCATGGATTCTCAGCCCTGATGGCCTTACAAGACAGGAGGGGGAAAATCTAAAGTAACCATCTTATACGAATAAAAATTACACTGCTGACGTCTCTGGTAGGGAGAGAATTCATCCCTATTATCTCTGTAGGAAGCCCCTGAAACAAAACATTAAGTACAAGTTAAGAAAAATACTTGGCAATCTGCAGAAAACATTgcaggaaggaaacagaaaagcaCAACCACAATGAGCCTTAGTACCTTCCACCTCTAGAGATCTTTCTCACAGCCTAAGAGTAGCCACTTTGCATGCAACCTGCTCCAAACTCCAGACTCTTGGCCTCCATTTCACTTTTCTACACTTCCTTCCCACCAGTGGCCAATCAAAGGAATCTCttgtacaaaatggctgctcaatGGCCTCCGTGGACAGCCTGGGCTTAAGAAAGGAAGGCTGTTTGCCTGGTTGTCTTTTCCAGGGTTGAATTGCAGAGCAAAATGTAAGCATCAACTTCTCACAAGTGCTATAACCTGGCCAGGGTTGGAGGGAAAGTCATCTCTTCTCTAGGCTCATGAGAGGAATTGGAGGCCCAAACAACAGTGTTTGGTGAAAATCAGTTGCTCTTGACACACTCTGCCTATAATTTACTACAGCATTATCTCGTCCTTCCTAGAAGGCGCTCAGGGCAGCGTACAGGGCATTATCTtgtcctttctccattttattctcacaacaaccctgtgaagtaggtcaggCTGACAGAGAGAAAGCGTGACTGGCCCAGAGTCTCCAGCCAAGCTTGAAAGAAGAATGggggatttgaacacaggtctCCCTCCCTAGTCCTAGTGCAACCACTACTTTGCATCACCTCGTTTTCATTCTAGGTCACAAGGAAATGGTCAGGTTCAGCAATGGGAgcatttctccttttctctgcTTGAGAGAGGAAAAACAGTGCACATGGCCAAACAGATCTTAAACAAAAGAAGCCAGTTGGTTGATGTTCtaggcagcgttccctctaaactgtgtgcTTAAGGGCCACTCATTAACACAGGGagccccactcagcagcaatctggagcaaCACAGGGTCTTACAccgcccattgcccattttaagattacagcagttatttTCTGCTCCTCGGGATGTGAACTGCTCCGCTGGGGGGGGGAcgcagagggaacattgattgcaaGGGGAAGTTTGGAGGGGGGGTAGCACCTCAAGAGTTTTTGTTGTTGGATGGAGTTGTTGGGTTAGTTAATGACTTTTAGTAGGTCCAAGGGAGGTTAGAATTGGGCAGCCAAGGGTCAGGAGGGACTGGAAGaaagctggaattccagggtGAGGTCCTTAGTGGATAAGTATGTGGGTTAGTTTAAAATGACAACAATAGCCTCATACCCCACcctagagctagggttgccaagtccaattcaagaagtatctggggactttgggggtggagccaggagactttgggggtggagccaggagacattgggggtggagccaggagcaaggttgtgacaagcacaattgaactccaaagggagttctggccatcacatttcaagggactgaacaccttttaaatgccttccttccataggaaataatggataggggcaccttcttttgcggcacatagaattggaccccctggaccgatctttttgaaacttggagggtattttgaggagaggcaccagatgctacactgcaaatttggggcctctacctcaaaaaacagcccccccagagccccagatactcgcggatccattctctattatttcctatgggaatacatctccatagggaataataaagttcccagctgatatttccctcccctccccccccccggctttctgatgaccctgaagcggggggagggcctccaaaccgggggatcggcaaccctacctAGAGCTTAGGCAATTCCTGGTGACTTGCGggtgaagtgaggggagggggagaggcggGGCTTAGccaggatgtgatgccatacatTGCAcctcttcaaagctgccatttcctccagtgaaactagggttgacagctccaggttggaaaataactggagattttaggaggtggaacctggagaggggacttcagtggggtgtaatcataaagtctaccttccaaagtagccattttctccaggtgaactgatctctatcgtctggagatcaggtttaattccaggagatctccagccgcctCCTGGAGATTGGCGACCCTAAGGGGAACAGCTCTGTCATctggactggagatcagttgtaatcccaggccccatctggaggctggcaaccacgtATGTTTTTCCCAGCACCTGGCAAAATAGGCAATACTGAACTGAAGGCAAAAAATACATAATGGATCCACATATGTGCAGAAGCGCCAGATTCAAAttctggcttctccagttaaagcaTTTCAGAAGACTACTCCCTAACCAGTCTGAACTGCTGCCATTCAGAACAGGCCACAGGTGCCAAAGGTCTGAGTATGTAAAGCACCTTCATTAACAGAGGCCTGCACCTGCTAAAATTTAGATTTGTTTCTCTCTCTACGTAAATCCTTAAAGGGACAGGAGCCTtctcctagaagaagaagagattggatttataccctggccttcacccagggtctcagagcagcttacaatttcctttcccttcctctccccacaacagacaccctgtgtgaggtaggtagggttgagagagctcttttgagaactgtgactgattgaAGGAGtgggtgcatgtagaggagtgaggaatcaaagattagagtctgtgcacttagccactacgccAACCTGGCTGACctagaaagccagtgtggtgtgatgGGTACAagcaacagactctaatctggagaacaaggtttgattccacctgaagcctgctgggtgacctcggacCAGTCACATTTATCTCAGAgacccctcagccccacctgcctcacaaggtgcctggtgtggggagaggaagggaagggaattgtaaactgctttgagactcctgaaGGTGGAGAAAAGGGGGGTACAAAACCAAATCTTCTTTGCTTCATATTCTTGTAAATATGTTAATATTAACACTAATCCTGACATTTGAACCCATATTTCCTCATTATTAAAGCTGCTATTAGTATTGcaacatgcatttttaaaaaacaaaacttttgttttaaataaataagcaaatttTCATTCTTTGGGTggcaatcctaggcagagttattccagtgggtttagactggatTAGGACTGTGCTGTGGGACTTCTCTCTGATCCTCGAGGATgctgccatctctctctctctccttccctctttgAAAATAAGTGTTTTTAAAAGAGGAGGAACTGAGGACTTGCTTAAAAAGTGGGAGCTGCATACTTCTAACTCCATCTCCTTCTGGGGCTTTTATTCACAGTCAAATATTTTCCCAACTTGTGAGACAGACACAACTTCCTCTTTCCCAGAGACTATCCCTTTTGTACTTCCAAAATGTATCCTATTTATTccgtttataccctgcctttctccacaatggagacaCAAGTCGCTTTACATTGGTCTCCCCTCCACCATTTTACcttcatagcaaccctgtgaggtaggttaggctgagtgtattcTGATCAGAGAATATCTGCCAGACACAATGAAATGAAAATGTATATacaagaactagggttgccaagtcccctcgcataccatagagttttcccccaaattgctagagcgtccacacacaaaaccataagagtttccagctaatTCCTAGAGTATCCCGCTTGACATGCCAGGCATgatacatcacttccgggtgacatcatcgcactgtgCAGCAATGGGCTccgccaaaccgggggattccctacccctggcgggaacttgggagccctaacaagaACTAGTCCCTCATCAGCCTTTTGTT
It encodes the following:
- the LOC132582720 gene encoding zinc finger protein 37 homolog produces the protein MSDADEEELHVEATDCQEGTSRQNESSSSECRRTSRKPEEKKRQQKGSKNLYQVKSPKILKVIVNHLKGPARMKDCKCSQCGKSFQDKSALLKHLNSHAEGRPYECVTCEKNFSKRSSLVIHQQTHTERKVFTCKECGKMFARESNLSIHSKTHLEKKAEHKKSTRHTKQEEKPKEKPYKCLECKKMFVLHKNFMKHLTSHVRVMPPSSETAHVKEQLSQAEKQGVSCSSKVEKQAVDRSELILEELTRMRENVDMLLLNQQCQLQVLQEIQKQLGILLPGNDLLNSNVYSLGLLLGQQALAAGSPLPVLLNPSNLLPESARPLSSRIPS